The genomic stretch CCGCGAGCAGGCTCGCGCGTGTGACCTCAACCATCCGCGGCGAGCCGCAGACGAAGGCATCACGCTCGGCGATGTCCGGGATCAGTCGAGTGAGCGACTCAACGGACACATCGCCCTCCGGCCCCACAACGAAATGCACGTCGGCCCCGCGCGTGCGCCCAAGCTGCTCGAGCTCGCCGCGGAAGACGAGGTCGTCGGCGCGCGCCACCCGATACACGAGCGCGATCTCGCCGTGTCGAGCAGGGAGCGACTCGAGCAGCGCGCGAATTGGCGTGATGCCCGATCCGCCCGCTATCAGCGCCACGCGTGGCCGCCGCCTGACTTGTGCGGTGAACGAGCCGTACGGACCCTCCGCAAGGATGCGCGCTCCCGGGCGCAGAGCACGAAGTCCCGCGGTGAAGTCGCCGCTGTCCTTCACGGTGATGCGCAGGCGCCGGCCATCGGGGGGAGCCGACAGCGAGAACGGGTGCGCCTGCCACCAGCGGCCTCGGGTGAGGAAGCGCCAGAGGAAGAACTGGCCGGGTACCGCGCCGAGCCCCTCCAGGTCGCGCCCGGTGATTTCGATCGACACGACGCCCGGCGCCTCCTCGACCACGCGCGCGACGCGCAGCCGGTGACGTGCGCCGCGAACCAGCGGAAGCACAACCCGGAACAGCACGAGCGCACTGAGCGTGAAGAGGTACAACGCGGTCCAGTAAGCGCGAGCCGCCGGGTTGCCCACGAAGTCCTTGCCCGTCGCGATCTGGTGACTGAACGCCAGCGCGATCGCCAGGTAGCTGTAGAGATGTACGAAGTACCACGTCTCGTAGCGGAGGCGGCGGCGCACGATCACCGCCGACGTTACGCCCACCGCCACCAGCAGCGCGAGCCCGGCCGTGGCCGTGATCACTCCTGGATAGCTGGAGATGAGCCGCCCGGCCTCACGCGGAAGCGAGACGCCATCGCCCACGGTGAGCCCCGCTGTCGTGAGCGCGGTATGGGCGAGCAGCAGCACGAGGCAAGCACGCGCGGCTCGCTTGTGCCAGCCGGTGAGCCGGTCGAAGCCGGCCAGCCGCTCGAGAACGGGTATGCGCGCGAGCAGCAGGACCGCCACGAGCGCCAGGTAGGCGCCGAGCAGTGCCGCCAGCCGGCCGGCGGTCGTGAGAGCGTCGGCCGTGTCGTGCACGTCGGTGAGCCCGCCCGCGCGCAACCACAGCGCGACGATCACCACCACGTTCACGGCACCCACGGCAGCGGCGATGGCGCGCATGGTCGGGCGCGGGAGGCGAGCGCCGATCGGAGAGTGCACGACGGCGGAGTGCTCCATTCGCCTCATATGTACCCAGGCCCCAATCCGGGTACCTAGGTACGCGAGATGTCGTCCCTGGGAGCCACCCGCCGCGAGACTCGCCAGCTCGAGCAGGCCCAGCCGTTTCAATGGCTGGTGCGGGCGGGCTTCGTCGCGCGGGCGATCACCTATGGAGTGATTGGCGCGCTTGCGCTCGCACTCGCGTTCGGGGCGGGCACGATGGGCACGGCGCCGAACCAGCAGGGCGCGCTCGCCTTGATCGCTCGGAGCGCCGTCGGCCGCGCGGCAATGGTGGCGATTTGTGCCGGGTTGCTCGCGTACGCGCTCTGGAAGCTCACCCAGGGCATCTTCGGCACAGGCCCAGAGGGGGGCGGCAGCATGAAGCCGATCGATCGCGTCGGCAACTTCGCCGGCGGGCTGGTCTATCTCGGGTTCTTCGGCGTCGCGCTCCGCGTCCTCACCGGAAGCTCGGGCAACTCCACCGCGCAGCAAAAGCACGCCGCGGCCGGAGTCCTCGGGTGGCCCGGCGGGCAGGAGATCGTCGCCATCGGCGGCGGCGTGCTGATCGCGATCAGCCTCTACCAGCTGTACGACGCGCTGGGCCGCGGATTCACCGACGAGGCGAAGACGCAGCAGATGAGCCACGCCGAGCGGCGGGTCTTCGTCGTGCTGGGCTGCGTCGGACTGACGGTCCGGGCGCTCGTGTTCGCGCTCGTGGGCTACTTCTTCGTGCGCACGGCAGTCGAATTCAATCCCAACGACGCCGTCGGGCTCGACGGCGCCCTGGGCCGCCTGCATCACCAGCCCCTTGGACCGTGGATCCTCGCATTCGTGGCGGCGGGCCTGATGGTGTTCGCCGCCTACTCGCTGCTCGAGGGGCGCTACCGCCGCCTGTAGGGCGTCCGCGGTCACTGCTACTGTCCGCAGCGCAACTCCTTTAACCCGGTCCCGCGAGGCCAGGAAGGAACGAGCAGCTTGAGCAGCGAGAAGGTAGTACTCGACCGCGAGGACATTCGCCGCACCCTCGTGCGGATCGCGCACGAGATCGTCGAGAAGACGGGCGGGGAGCGGATCGCAATCGTCGGCATCCACCGGCGCGGAGCGGTCATCGCGGCGCGCCTGCACGAGCGCGTCGAGGAGCTGATCGGAGCGCCGGTGCCGCTGGGCGACCTCGACATCTCCTTCTACCGCGACGACGTCGCCACGCGCGGCCCCGATCGCCAGCCCGTGGTGCTCGCGTCGCACATCGAGTTCCCGCTGCAGGCATGCACGGTGGTGCTTGTGGACGACGTGCTCTACACGGGCCGCACCGTCCGCGCCGCAATCGAGGCGCTGTTCGACTACGGCCGCCCGGAGCGCGTGCAGCTCGCCGTGCTTGCGGACCGCGGCCACCGCGAGCTCCCCATTCGCCCGGACTACGTCGGGAAGAACCTGCCCACCGCCCGCGACGAGCGCGTGAACGTGCGCGTGGACGAGGTGGATGGAGTGGACGAAGTCACGATCAGCCAAACCGCCGAGGTGCCCGCTTGATGAACCGAAATCTTCTGTCGGTCGACGACCTCTCGCGCGACGACATCGAGCGCATCCTGCACCGCGCGCGGAGCTTCGCCGAGGTCTCGGGCCGCGAGATCAAGAAGGTGCCGACGCTCCGCGGCCGCACCGTGATCAACCTCTTCTACGAGTCCTCCACGCGCACGAGCTCGTCGTTCGAGCTGGCCGCCAAGCGCCTGTCGGCGGACCTCGTGAACATCAAGTCCGCAGGCTCGTCGGTGGACAAGGGCGAGTCGCTCAAGGACACGGTGCAGACCCTGTCGGCATACGACCCGGCGGCCATCGTCATCCGATCGCCGCACGCGGGGGCTGCCAACCTGGTCGCGCGCTGGACCACCGCATCCGTGATCAACGCGGGCGACGGCAAGCACGAGCACCCCACCCAGGCGCTGCTCGACCTCTACACCCTTACGCGCCGCCGCGGCTCGCTCGACGGGATGAAGCTGTGGATCGTGGGCGACGTGCTGCACAGCCGGGTGGCGCGCTCGAACATCCTCGCCTTCACGCGGATGGGGTGCGAGGTCACGCTCTGCGGTCCACCCACGCTGATCCCGCGCGAGATCGAGTCGCTCGGTTGCGAGGTGCGCTACACGCTCGAGGGGATCGAGAAGGCGGACGTGGTCTACACGCTGCGGATGCAGCACGAGCGGATGACCGGGTCCTACGTCCCGTCGCTTCGCGAGTACGCGGCCCGCTACCAGATCGACTCGCGCAGGCTCGCCCCGCACCAGCTCTTGATGCACCCGGGCCCGGTCAACCGCGGGGTGGAGCTCTCGTCCGAGGTGATCGACTCGCCGCAGGCCCTGATCGTCGAGCAGGTGGAGTCCGGAGTGGTGGTGCGGATGGCGGTGCTCTACGAGCTGCTCGCGGGCGGCCCGGGCCGCGCGGCCGCCGGGGCGCCGAGCCCGCTCGGCACGGAGACGGAGCCACAGCCCGCGTGAGCGCCGCACTCGACCGCGCCCCGGTTCCGCCCGGCAACCTGCTGATCCGCGGCGCCCACCTGATCGACCCGCGCTCGAAGCTCGACCGAGTGGGCGACGTGCTGGTGCGCGACGGCGAGATCGCCGAGATCGGCGAGAGCGGCGCGCTCAGCGCACCGGACGGCGCCGAGGTGGTGGATGGCGGCGGCCTCCACGCGCTGCCCGCCTTCGTCGACCCCCACGTGCACCTGCGCACCCCCGGCCGCGAGGATGAGGAGGACATCGACTCCGGCACGCGCGCCGCGGCGGCGGGCGGTTTCTGCGCGGTCCTCGCCATGCCCAACACCGATCCGGTGGTGGACACGGCGTCGGTGCTGAACTCGCTGCGCCGCCGCGCGCGGGAGGAGGCGCGGGTGCCGGTGGGCTTCACCGCGGCCATCACGCGCGGGCAGGCGGGCGAACAGCTCACGGAGATGGCCGAGCTCGCCTCGGAAGGCGCCGCCGGCTTCACCGACGACGGACTGCCGGTGCGCTCAGCCGGCGTGCTGCGCCAGGCGCTTCAGTACCAGAAGCTCGCCGGTCGCACGATCGCGCTGCACGAGGAGGATCCGGCGCTGTCGGGCAAGGGCGTGATGCACGAGGGAGCGGTGTCGGCGCAGCTCGGCCTGACGGGCATTCCGTCGGTGAGCGAGTCGACCATGGTGGCGCGCGACGCCGCGCTCGCGGAGTACGAGCGGGCGCGCATCCACATCCAGCACGTGTCCGCGCGACAGACCGTGGAGGTGATCGAGCGGGCCAAAGCCGCCGGCGTTCAGATCACGGCGGAAGCCACGCCGCACCACCTCACGCTCACCGACCAGGCGGTGCTCACGCTCGACAGCAACTTCAAGATGAACCCGCCGCTCCGCTCGGAGGACGATCGCCAGGCACTGATCGACGCGCTACGCGCAGGCACGCTCGACTGCGTGGCCACCGACCATGCGCCTCACGCGCGCGAGGAGAAGGAGCAGCCGTTCGAGGCCGCGCCGATGGGGGTCACCGGCCTGGAGACGGCGTTCGCCGCGCTCCACACCGAGCTCGTGCTGCCGGGCGTGATCGGACTCGAACTGCTGGTGGAGCGCATGACGGCGGGTGGTGAGCCCTTCGGCATCCCGGCGCCGATGCTCGCCGTGGGCGTCCCCGCGAACATCGTGCTCGTCGACCTCGACGCGCAGTGGGAGGTGGGCGAGGCCGGCTACGAGAGCCGCTCCGCCAACAGCTGCTTCGCAGGGCGAACCTTCACGGGCCGGGTGCGGATGACTGTGGCCGGCGGCGCCGTGGCGTACCGTGAGCGTTCGTTCGCGATCGGAGCCGTATGAGCCACGCGTATCTGCTCCTCGAGGACGGCACGCGGTTCGATGGCGATTCGGTCGCCGCTCCGCTTTCCGCCACCGGCGAGGTGGTCTTCAACACCTCGATGTCGGGCTACCAGGAGTCGGTCACCGACCCGAGCTACCGCGGGCAGATCATCGTCTTCACCTATCCGCTGATCGGGAACTACGGCGTCTCGGCGGAGGCGATGGAGTCGGACCGCATCCACGCGCGCGCGGTGATCATGCGCGAGGGCGTGAACCGTGAGGACGCGCCCGGCGCGGAGG from Thermoleophilaceae bacterium encodes the following:
- a CDS encoding ferredoxin reductase family protein, whose amino-acid sequence is MHSPIGARLPRPTMRAIAAAVGAVNVVVIVALWLRAGGLTDVHDTADALTTAGRLAALLGAYLALVAVLLLARIPVLERLAGFDRLTGWHKRAARACLVLLLAHTALTTAGLTVGDGVSLPREAGRLISSYPGVITATAGLALLVAVGVTSAVIVRRRLRYETWYFVHLYSYLAIALAFSHQIATGKDFVGNPAARAYWTALYLFTLSALVLFRVVLPLVRGARHRLRVARVVEEAPGVVSIEITGRDLEGLGAVPGQFFLWRFLTRGRWWQAHPFSLSAPPDGRRLRITVKDSGDFTAGLRALRPGARILAEGPYGSFTAQVRRRPRVALIAGGSGITPIRALLESLPARHGEIALVYRVARADDLVFRGELEQLGRTRGADVHFVVGPEGDVSVESLTRLIPDIAERDAFVCGSPRMVEVTRASLLAAGLPASHIFTERFAF
- a CDS encoding DUF1206 domain-containing protein gives rise to the protein MSSLGATRRETRQLEQAQPFQWLVRAGFVARAITYGVIGALALALAFGAGTMGTAPNQQGALALIARSAVGRAAMVAICAGLLAYALWKLTQGIFGTGPEGGGSMKPIDRVGNFAGGLVYLGFFGVALRVLTGSSGNSTAQQKHAAAGVLGWPGGQEIVAIGGGVLIAISLYQLYDALGRGFTDEAKTQQMSHAERRVFVVLGCVGLTVRALVFALVGYFFVRTAVEFNPNDAVGLDGALGRLHHQPLGPWILAFVAAGLMVFAAYSLLEGRYRRL
- the pyrR gene encoding bifunctional pyr operon transcriptional regulator/uracil phosphoribosyltransferase PyrR, which produces MSSEKVVLDREDIRRTLVRIAHEIVEKTGGERIAIVGIHRRGAVIAARLHERVEELIGAPVPLGDLDISFYRDDVATRGPDRQPVVLASHIEFPLQACTVVLVDDVLYTGRTVRAAIEALFDYGRPERVQLAVLADRGHRELPIRPDYVGKNLPTARDERVNVRVDEVDGVDEVTISQTAEVPA
- a CDS encoding aspartate carbamoyltransferase catalytic subunit produces the protein MNRNLLSVDDLSRDDIERILHRARSFAEVSGREIKKVPTLRGRTVINLFYESSTRTSSSFELAAKRLSADLVNIKSAGSSVDKGESLKDTVQTLSAYDPAAIVIRSPHAGAANLVARWTTASVINAGDGKHEHPTQALLDLYTLTRRRGSLDGMKLWIVGDVLHSRVARSNILAFTRMGCEVTLCGPPTLIPREIESLGCEVRYTLEGIEKADVVYTLRMQHERMTGSYVPSLREYAARYQIDSRRLAPHQLLMHPGPVNRGVELSSEVIDSPQALIVEQVESGVVVRMAVLYELLAGGPGRAAAGAPSPLGTETEPQPA
- a CDS encoding dihydroorotase, yielding MSAALDRAPVPPGNLLIRGAHLIDPRSKLDRVGDVLVRDGEIAEIGESGALSAPDGAEVVDGGGLHALPAFVDPHVHLRTPGREDEEDIDSGTRAAAAGGFCAVLAMPNTDPVVDTASVLNSLRRRAREEARVPVGFTAAITRGQAGEQLTEMAELASEGAAGFTDDGLPVRSAGVLRQALQYQKLAGRTIALHEEDPALSGKGVMHEGAVSAQLGLTGIPSVSESTMVARDAALAEYERARIHIQHVSARQTVEVIERAKAAGVQITAEATPHHLTLTDQAVLTLDSNFKMNPPLRSEDDRQALIDALRAGTLDCVATDHAPHAREEKEQPFEAAPMGVTGLETAFAALHTELVLPGVIGLELLVERMTAGGEPFGIPAPMLAVGVPANIVLVDLDAQWEVGEAGYESRSANSCFAGRTFTGRVRMTVAGGAVAYRERSFAIGAV